The genomic interval ATACGTTTGTCTAAATAATTAGCTCTAGAAACATATAAGAACATATCTGCATACTTAGAGACCAATAAGGTATCCGTTACTAAGTTTACTGGAGCAGTATCTACAATAATATAATCATAGTCCTTTTTAACCTCTTCAAATAATTCTTTCACCTTAGAATGCAATAACAATTCAGCAGGGTTTGGTGGAATAACACCAGATGCAATAATATCTAATCCTTTAATTTCTGGAATAGAAAATTTAATATCATCTAAAGATATTTTTTCGTTTGTAATAAAGTTGGTAATTCCTTTGCGTTCTGGTATCCCTAAATATTCTGTAACTTTAGGAGCTCTAAGGTCCATGCCTATTAATAATACTTTTTTATTAGAAAGTGACAATGCCGCTGCAAGGTTAATAGAAATAAACGATTTTCCTTCACCACTGGTCGTAGAAGTGATAAAAATTGTTTTTCCTAAATCATTCTCTTTACGAGGCAACATAAAATCTAAATTGGTTCTTATCAAACGAAAAGCCTCCGCAGTACTTGTTCTTGAGTCATTTCCAATCACAATTTTCTCTTTGGTGTCAGAATGAGGAACGTCACCAAGAAAAGGCACTGTGGTTAACTCTTCAATATCTTTTCGAGTATGTACTTTTGTATCTAAGAGGCCTTTCAAGTAAATAATGATGAAAGGAATTAATACTCCTAATAACAATGCACCTAAGAAAATAATTTTTCTTTTTGGTGAAACGGGTATTCCATTACTATAGGCAACATCAATAATTTTTGCATTAGGTACGGTAACCGCGAGAGAAATGGCAGTTTCTTCCTTTTTCTTTAATAAATAAGAATACAAACCAGATATAATTTCTTGTTCTCTTTCAATATCAATATAGCCTCTTTCTAAAACAGGAATTGCAGATACTTTCGAGTTTATTTTATTCGCTTCGGTATTAATTTGAGCATACTGTGTTTGTAGCGAAGCAATTAAATTTGAAATACTATTCCTTAAATTCAATTTCAACGAATTAATCTCCTTTTGGTATTGTATTATTTGAGGGTTTTTATCACCAGCGTTTACACTTAAACGATTTTTATAAACAACTAATTCATTGTATGCTTTGATAGATTCTGAAATAGATCCTTCCGAAAAGCCTAAATTTTGTGGTAAAGTTTCGTCTGTATTAGACTGATTTTTTATATTTTTTAAAACACCTTCTGCAATATTTAATTGTGTTTTAATATTAATTAATTTTTCATTATTTAAAGAAGCAGTTTGTAAAGCAAGTTCTCCTTCAGTAGAAAGACCTGTAATATTATTATCTGTTTTAAAATCCTTTACCCGGTCTTGAATCTCATTCAAATCTTTCCCGATAGCAGATAAACGATCATCAATAAACGTTTTTGTTTTTTGAGAAACTTCACTTTTATCTTTAATAGCATCTAAATTATATTGTGTCACCAGTTCATTTAAAAAGTCTTCTGCTTTTTCTTTAATTGGGTGGGTAAAAGACAACAATAAAACGCTCGAGTTTTTATCCACACTGCTAATTTTAACAGCAGATTTGTAGCTATCTATTACACTACTTCTTTTTAACACAGTTACATAAATTTTATGTGCTTCTTTAAATTTGAAGTTATCGGTTTGTTTCACCCTAAACTTACCAATACCTGAATTTACAATTTCATCAAACTTATGATGAGAAACAAAGATGTCTTCAGAATCCTTTAATTCAAACTTATTTTGTGAAATAATATTAACAGTAAAAGAAGTATCTTTTACTTGTTTAATTAAAGATTCTTTATCCGTGTCATATATTATTTTAATAGGGTTATTATCATATACCTCTGTTCTTTTTACTCTACCTTCTTGGAAATAAAGTGTTGTTAAATTTAGAGTATCAACAACAGATCCAATAATTTTACGAGATTTTAAAATTTCAATTTCATTGTCTGTATTATTAGAAGAACCACTACCAACAATCCCCATATCTTTAAAAGCCTCTAACTCTTTTGAAATTCCTGACTTTTGATTGTCTTTTATCAGGATGGAAGTAGAAGCACTATACTGTGGTGTACTATATCTTAAATAGACAAATGCAAAAATAAGTGAAAAAATCCCACCAAGAACGAACCATTTCCAATGAAACAAGTACTTTTCTAACTCCTCACGAATATTTAAAGTTTCACCTTCTTCATTACTTTTAAAACTTGTATTTTCTTTATGTATTTGCATTTTTTATCTTGTTAAAATAGATACTAAAGTAATAATCAAACTTGTAACGGATATAATTAAGGTGCTATTCGAATTGGAAGAAGCTGATTGAATTCTTGCTTTGTTATGTTCTACATACACCACATCATTTTGTTGTAAATAAAACACGGGAGAAGACAGTGTTTTATTGGACAATAAATTCACTCGATATTTCACTTTTTTATTATTTTCCTCTCTTATCACCAACACATTGTCCCTTTTACCTGAAATATTTAAGTCTCCCGCCAAACCAATCGCATCCAAGATGCTAACTCTTTCGTTAGGTATAGTATACGTACCTGGTTTTTTAACATCTCCATATACGGTCACTTTAAAATTTGCTATACTTATGTTAATCGTTGGGCTAGCAACATAGTCGGGAGATAATTTTTGTTTAAATAGGTCTAATGCAGCTTCTCTTGAAAGCCCTCCTAATTTTAACTTCCCTAAAATAGGGAAATCTATTTCACCTCTACTATCTATTAAATAGGTCTGTTGTTTAGGTGTTCCTGTTGCTGTACCTGCAGTACCAAAAGTTACAGCTGGTAGATTAAAAGGTAAAGTTGCTTCAATATTATCTGAAGAAATGGTGATTTGTAACAAATCATCAGGCTTAAAAATCGTCTCAAAATTATTATTTACCTCAGATTGGTTAATCTCATCAAATTGAAAATATGCAATATCTTTATTAGAAACACAGGATGACATTACAATCACTAACAAAAAGAGAATCGTTGTAATTCTATTCATTTTTTTTTTTTGCGAAAATACTATTTAATATTGACTTCTTTAAGTTTCACATCTAATATCTCAAATTCCGAGTTATTAGAAACATATTCAGGAACTAACGTTTTCATTAATGCCACCAACTCACTATTATTTAGTTTATCAAAATTAAGAGATAAATCATCAATTTTAATTTTAACGATAGAATTATCAATTTTTTGAGTCTTAGCAATCATTATTTTATCATGGTAGGTTTTTGTTGTATTCTCACCATCTGCTAATAACTCTTCGTATAACTTTTCTCCTGGTCTTAGACCAGTAATTTTTATATCGATGTCTTCTGGATATCTTAATCCTGATAAATAAATCATTCTTTTTGCTATTTCAAAAATCTTAACCGATTTCCCCATATCAAAAATATAAATTTCTCCTCCTTTACCCATCGTACCTGCTTCTAAAACCAAACTACACGCTTCTGGAATGGTCATAAAATACCTCGTAATTTTCTTATGAGTTACCGTTAAAGGGCCTCCATTTTCTATTTGCCTTTTAAATAATGGAATTACGGATCCATTAGAACCTAAAACATTACCGAATCTTGTAATTGTAAATTTTGTTTTTTTAGACTTCTTACTAACACAACTAATATATAGTTCTGCAATTCTTTTAGAAGCGCCCATAACATTTGTTGGGTTTACAGCTTTGTCTGTAGAAACCATGACAAATCTTTCAATTTTATATTCAACAGATAAATCTGCTAAATTCTTAGTTCCCAATACATTTACTTTAATTGCCTCATAGGGCGATTTTTCCATTAAAGGCACATGTTTATAGGCTGCCGCATGAAACACTCTTTGCGGTTTATATTTCTTAAATATTCGTTCTACTTTAAATCGATCTCTTACATCTGATACTATTGCTACAAAGTTTGTAATTCCTTTTTGAATTAATTCTTGTTGTAAATCGTAAAGGGGTGATTCTGCTTGATCTATTAAGATGATCATTTTACAATTGTACAAACTTAACTGTCTAGAAATCTCACTTCCTATGGATCCTGCAGCACCAGAAACTAATATAACTTTATCATTTACCTCTCTTTGTACAATTGGATTGTCTATAATAATAGGAGCTCTATCTAATAAGTCTTCAATCTTAATCTGTCTAATTTGGTTTGCATTTAAATCTCCATCTATCCATTTAGATAATGGTGGTACTATTTTAACGTCAATATCCAAATCAATAAATTTATCTGTTATCGCCAATAATCTATTGGATTTAATATTTTGGATAGAAATAATTACTTCATCAACAGCATGTTTTTCTATAAACTGTTTTGTAATATGTTTAGGGTTGTGAATCTTAACTCTATCTATTTTTTTTCCAATTTTATTTTTATTATCATCTATAAATCCAATAACATCATAATTATTTTTTTTATCCCTGTTTAAAGCACTAAAAGCAATAATCCCAGAATCTCCTGCTCCATAAATCAAAACATTATGAATTGTATCTAATTCTGTGGATAAGACTTCAAAAAAGGCCTTAAAAATAAATCTACTTAAAATAAGGACTAATGTAGTTACTAAATAATGAATAATAATAATGGATTTTGGAATGTAAAAAGAATCGATTACTTTAAAAAAAACATTAAAAGTTACAGCCAAAAGTAGTAACAAGCAGACTAATGAACTTGCAATAAATACATTAAAAGCATCTCTAATACCCGTATGTCTTATTATTCCTTTATAAGAGCCTACTGTTAAAAAACTTATCAGCGCAAAACCTAAAACATAAGGTATTTGATTTAATAAATTAGAGAAGTTAAAATTGAAGCTTACATTAAAGCGTATAAAATAAGCGATAAAAAAAGAGGTAAAAACTAAGAATATGTCTATCAATAAAACTAGCCACTTAGACGCATATTTATTTAGGGTTCGTAGAAAAAAGGTTCTTATCATTTTTTAGTTTTCTAGTTTTTTTTTTACAAATCTACAAAAATTTCTTAATGGATTCTGAAATTTTGATTAAATCATTTTTTTTGAGGGTAGATCCAGATGGAAGACAAATTCCTTTTTGAAATAAATTTTCTGCAATTTCGCCACCATAGTATGGATACTCTTTAAAAACAGGTTGTAAATGCATCGGTTTCCATAAAAAACGAACTTCAATGTTATTTTTCTTAAGTACATCCATCAGTTTATACTTTTTATTAGCAACCTCTTTCATTTCTAAAAGAATACAACTTAACCAATGGTTTGAGACAAAATCTATTGACGGTTCCTTTAAAAAACACACTTCCGAAAAGCACTTAAAAGACTCTTTATAAAAATCATTAATTGTTCGTCTCTTTTTAAGATATGCATCCAGCTTTTTAAGTTGGGTAATTCCAATAAGTGCACCTAAAGAGTTCATTCTGTAGTTATACCCTATTACTTTGTGTTCATAATGCCTTTCATTTTCCTTAGCTTGTGTAGCGTGAAAAAAGGCTTTTTCTTTTTCTATTTCTGTATTACAGATTAAAGCTCCGCCACCTAAAGTAGATACAATCTTATTATTGTTAAAAGAAAGAATTCCAAAATCTCCAAAAGCACCACATTTCTTCCCTTTGTAATCTGCTCCTAAAGCTTCTGCTGCATCTTCAATTAATGGAATATTGTATTTACGAGAAATACCAACTATTTCATCAATTTTTGCTGGCATACCATACAAATGGACAAAAATAATTGCCTTCGGTTTTTTCCCTTTTAAGATTCTATCTTTTATAGCGCATTCTAATTGAATAGGACACATATTCCAAGTATCATTCTCACTATCAATAAAAATAGGAGTTGCATTTTGGTAGATAATTGGGTTTATAGTAGCAACATACGTTAATGATTGACATAAAACCTCATCTCCTTTTTCTACGCCACTTAAAATTAATGCCAAATGAATGGCTGAAGTTCCCGAATTTACTGCTAATACACTTTTCTGATCCTCATAGAACGACTCTAATGATTTTTCAAATTCTGCAACAACATCAATATCTATTGATGAAAAGGAAGTTTTTAAATCAATATCTATAAGAGACTCAGATAAAGGAATTTTATGTTGCATTGTTAATTTTTGCTTTTTTAGCTAGCAATCTAAAAAGGAAAATATAAAGTAAAATAAAAAGTATAATCACACCAAAAAACACTACTAATTGAGTTGTCATATCTAACTTATAGGTTTTAAGGATGATAAAATTAACTACTAATTGAAGTACTCCATATCCCAAAGAAACTTTTAAATGTGATATTTTAGATACATCAACCAATTTTTGATACACATGGTGCCTATGAGGATCTAAAATACTTTCCTTCGTATATATAATTCTATACAGCATTGTAAGAGCGGTATCTACTCCATAAACTAAAATTAACAATAATAATATTGGAGAATGCAATTCTAAAACAAATAAAAACCCGATAAAAAAGAGCAACATTCCTATAGCAATACTTCCTATATCTCCTGCAAAAAAAAGCGCTTTTTTTCTGAAATTATAAAACCCAAAAACAAGAAGAGACAAACCAGAAAACACAATTAAATCTGTATGAACAATCGCTTCATTTAAATTGATAAAATACATACCAGACAATACAGCCAAACTATACATACCTGTTATACCATTAATACCGTCCATAAAGTTGAACATATTAATTACTGCAACCCCCAACACTAAACAAAGTACTGAATAATACAATGGAAAAACAGGAAACGCCGCTTGAAATAAGATTAAGGATATTGCAATTATTTGAAAAGGAAACCGAACTCTTGAACTCAAAGTGTAGATATCATCTAAAAAACTAACAAAAGAAATTAAAAACAAACCTAAAACAAAAAAGGGATATTGAAAATCATTCATAAAGAAGAATAATAGAATTGCAATCGGAAAAATAATTCCCCCTCCTCGTATTGTTACTTTCGTATGCGAACTTCTTTCATTGGGTTTGTCTACAATATTAAATTTATTAGCCAACTTTAAATACACAAAAGAGGCTACAATTAATATACATAAAACGATTAAATTCTTCTCCATAAACTTAAAATGATGCTATTGTTTTTTTGATTCCTTCTTCTACTGATAAAGGTAATTCTTTTTGAAGTGCCTTTTTAATCTTTACATTAGATACTTCGTAATTTTCTGTCAATTTTTGTACCCTTTCAGAATTAACAGGTAATGGTAATACATCTCCTACTTTTGCTAAAACCTCCACAAAAAACTTTGGAATATTTAAAACTTTAGCAGGTTTCTCTATGACATCCCCTATAATTTTAACCAAAGCTGTGGTAGATAAAGAAGCATCATCAGCCACATTATATACACCAGATGGTACGTTTTTATTTTCTATCAACTCATTGATAACAAAACATAAATTTTCGACAGAAACAAAAGATCTTGCATTTTCATACTTTCCAAAAGGATACGGAATTCCTTTAGATACAAAAGTGTACAACAAATTTAAATTTCCTTTATTATTAGGACCATGAATCATGCAAGGTCTTAAAATATACACTCTTTTATTTTGAGGTATTTCTTGTGATAAAATATAAGCCTCTGCTGCTAATTTAGATTTCCCATACACCGTAACAGGATTTGGTGTTACCTCTTCTGTTAAAAGCCCTTTTACTTCATCTGCAGCTGCTTTTACAGAACTCATATAAATAAAAACTTCACAATTACTTTCTAAAAATTGATTAAAAAGTGTTTTAGTCAATTCTGTATTTACTTCAAAATATGTTGCGTCTTCTGATGTTTTTTTTAAATCGTGTGCTTTCCCTGCTAAATGAATAAAACTCTTAGCTTGGTTCAATTTTTCTAAACTTAAAGTTTCATAACTAAGCTCTTCATTCTTTGGCGTTCTAGATACACCAACAATTTCTTTTTTCTGTTTCTTAAAATAATCTATCAAATTAAGACCAACAAAACCTTTATTTCCTGTAATGATATGCAAATTACTTTTCATCAATTACTTTTTATTTAAAAACCCAATTATTTTCCAAAAGCCTCTTAACTGTACTTTTAAATAACTAAATTTTATATTATTTCTGGTCAATGCTTTTTTTATTTCTTTTGAAATTAATTGATAACTACTAAAACCAGAACTACTTACACCACCTATTAACATAGACGTAGTGGTAATCTCAGAAAATTTCCAAGTGATTTTATGTTGTAAGAAAAAACGAGTAATCAATTCATAATCTGCTCCAATGGTAAAATCTAAATGGTAAAGTCCATATTTTTTGAACAAATCTCTTTTAAAAAATATCGCTGGATGCGCAGGCATAAAACCTATTTTCAGCTTTTCTGGATTCCAATTTTTAGCGGAATATTTTCTTACCGTTTTCTCTTCTTCATTAAATTGTAAAATATTACCTACAGAAGCATCCATATTTTTATTTTTTAAATGAAAATTAGCTACATTTTCTAGTACTTTTTCATCTGTAAAAATATCATCAGAATTTAAAATCCCTACAATATCTCCTGTAGCCATTTCAATCCCTTTGTTCATGGCATCATACAAACCTTTATCTGGTTCAGAAACCCATTGAGATATCATAGATTTATATTTCTTTACTAAATCTATAGTACTATCTTTAGACCCCCCATCTACTACAATGTATTCTATATTCTTGTATGTTTGTGCTTGTACAGATTTAAATGTTTTTTCAATAGTTTTTTCGCTATTGTAACAGACTGTTATTATGGAAATTTTCATTTTTATTTTTCTAGATTTCTTAAATAAGATTCTGCAGCTTTAAAATTCGTTAATTTTGATGCAGTGAGTACAGCACTCTTTGATATTTCTTGTTTTTCTTGTATGCTCATTTTATTAATATATTCAATCAAAATTGCTAATTCTTCAACATTACCTGCTTCGCATAAAAACCCATTTTCTCCATGCTTAATAACACCATCAAAACCTTCGTCTTTGGCTGCAATTGTTATACAACCTGCTGCCATAGCCTCTAAATAAACTAAGCCATAGGCTTCATTTTTACTAATCATTATAAAGCAATCACTTTCTATCATTTTCTCCCACACTTTATCACGTGTTACTCTTCCATTTAAAGTAACATTTTCTGAAAGCAATTTTTCTTTTATTTTTGTTTCGATTTTATTACTTTCAAATCCACCTCCAATATAATCTAATTTATAATCATTATTTTTATATACTATTGTTAAAGCATCAATTATTTCACTTGGATATTTTCTTTTTATTAAAGTCCCTACAAAAAGAAAAGATGCTAATTTTGCATTAAACTTCTTTACATTTTTATTCTCTGTAAATCTTTCAGGTATACCAGAATAACACATAAAACTATTTTTTTCATCAACTCCAAATTGTTTAAAACTAGCTTTTATAGGGGCACTTCTAAAGCCAAAAACATCAATACTACTTAATATTTCTTTTGTATTATTTTTATATAAATTAATTAAAAAATCTGCTTTATGATGAAAAACTAAGGAAGTAACAGCACTCGAGAATCTTTTTTTTAAGAGCGTTATTAATTCTAACTGTGGATTCTCCCAATGCCCTACAATAATATCAGGTATAAAATTAGATTGGTCTAACTCTTTAAAAATTTTTTCTTCTTGCCTCTCTATTGTTTTTTTTGCAAACCTAAACCTTGGAAAGCTTTTATATATTGGCATTCTTATTACTATAACACCATCCAAATGATATTTATAAACTTGAGTTAATCTTTGGTTAGGAATATTAGTACCCGTAAATGCGGCTATTAATTTTGAGAAAATTGACGCCAAAAAATAAAAAAACTTATGATAAAATGCCAAATTATGTATTACTATAACTTCACAATCCATTTTAATCCATTCCTTTGTAAAATAATGGACTATAGGTGTAAAGGTTTCATTAATATCTTTCCCAGGGTATATAGAGGTTAATATTACAATTTTTCTTGTCATTTTTAATACGTTTAATAATTAATATATTGAACTTTCTAAGTAAACTAAATAGTTTATTATTAATTTCAGTATTAATTAAATTTATATATTTTTTTAATTTGAAAATAATTTTCAAAAATAGTGAATTGATCTTCATCATACCTCCTAATATTTATATACTTTTTTCTTCATCAAATTTTATTTATTTCGAATAACTATTTTTAAATAGCACCTAAAAAATTATAGAGAATTTATTATTTATATGTAAAAAAACAGACCAACTTAAAAACTACTATTTCTTTGAATATATCCATTACCACAAACAAATCATGTGTATTCAATATTGCAGTGTTAAAATTCTATTTATTTTTTTTCATTATTCTAAAACCAGTATTGAACATCTAGAAGGTTTAGAGAATATGGATATATAAATAAAATCATATATTCTTTTTAATAGAAACTTTAAAACAATAGAGTTGTATATTAATTAGTTGTATGATACTTAAAGATAAATATCTATTAAGTTAAGCCAATTCATCATACTCAATTAAATAATAATGAGCCCAAACCTAAAAAAATCTACACAATTTTGTATAGTTATAATTATAAATTTAATTAATCTCTTATTTTTTTTGGGAGTAAATAATACCCAAAGGCAAAAATAATAAAACCGAAAAATATAAAGCTCCTGTAAAAGAATGTTGAACGAAACCTTGTATAAAAATGATATAAACCCAAATATAATCTTTGTCTACTTTAATTAATCTATTCATACGTTTAAAACCTCCATAAAATACCGGTAAAATCAAT from Polaribacter sejongensis carries:
- a CDS encoding glycosyltransferase family 2 protein — translated: MKISIITVCYNSEKTIEKTFKSVQAQTYKNIEYIVVDGGSKDSTIDLVKKYKSMISQWVSEPDKGLYDAMNKGIEMATGDIVGILNSDDIFTDEKVLENVANFHLKNKNMDASVGNILQFNEEEKTVRKYSAKNWNPEKLKIGFMPAHPAIFFKRDLFKKYGLYHLDFTIGADYELITRFFLQHKITWKFSEITTTSMLIGGVSSSGFSSYQLISKEIKKALTRNNIKFSYLKVQLRGFWKIIGFLNKK
- a CDS encoding DegT/DnrJ/EryC1/StrS family aminotransferase — protein: MQHKIPLSESLIDIDLKTSFSSIDIDVVAEFEKSLESFYEDQKSVLAVNSGTSAIHLALILSGVEKGDEVLCQSLTYVATINPIIYQNATPIFIDSENDTWNMCPIQLECAIKDRILKGKKPKAIIFVHLYGMPAKIDEIVGISRKYNIPLIEDAAEALGADYKGKKCGAFGDFGILSFNNNKIVSTLGGGALICNTEIEKEKAFFHATQAKENERHYEHKVIGYNYRMNSLGALIGITQLKKLDAYLKKRRTINDFYKESFKCFSEVCFLKEPSIDFVSNHWLSCILLEMKEVANKKYKLMDVLKKNNIEVRFLWKPMHLQPVFKEYPYYGGEIAENLFQKGICLPSGSTLKKNDLIKISESIKKFL
- a CDS encoding glycosyltransferase, with protein sequence MTRKIVILTSIYPGKDINETFTPIVHYFTKEWIKMDCEVIVIHNLAFYHKFFYFLASIFSKLIAAFTGTNIPNQRLTQVYKYHLDGVIVIRMPIYKSFPRFRFAKKTIERQEEKIFKELDQSNFIPDIIVGHWENPQLELITLLKKRFSSAVTSLVFHHKADFLINLYKNNTKEILSSIDVFGFRSAPIKASFKQFGVDEKNSFMCYSGIPERFTENKNVKKFNAKLASFLFVGTLIKRKYPSEIIDALTIVYKNNDYKLDYIGGGFESNKIETKIKEKLLSENVTLNGRVTRDKVWEKMIESDCFIMISKNEAYGLVYLEAMAAGCITIAAKDEGFDGVIKHGENGFLCEAGNVEELAILIEYINKMSIQEKQEISKSAVLTASKLTNFKAAESYLRNLEK
- a CDS encoding polysaccharide biosynthesis/export family protein, with product MNRITTILFLLVIVMSSCVSNKDIAYFQFDEINQSEVNNNFETIFKPDDLLQITISSDNIEATLPFNLPAVTFGTAGTATGTPKQQTYLIDSRGEIDFPILGKLKLGGLSREAALDLFKQKLSPDYVASPTINISIANFKVTVYGDVKKPGTYTIPNERVSILDAIGLAGDLNISGKRDNVLVIREENNKKVKYRVNLLSNKTLSSPVFYLQQNDVVYVEHNKARIQSASSNSNSTLIISVTSLIITLVSILTR
- a CDS encoding polysaccharide biosynthesis protein, with amino-acid sequence MIRTFFLRTLNKYASKWLVLLIDIFLVFTSFFIAYFIRFNVSFNFNFSNLLNQIPYVLGFALISFLTVGSYKGIIRHTGIRDAFNVFIASSLVCLLLLLAVTFNVFFKVIDSFYIPKSIIIIHYLVTTLVLILSRFIFKAFFEVLSTELDTIHNVLIYGAGDSGIIAFSALNRDKKNNYDVIGFIDDNKNKIGKKIDRVKIHNPKHITKQFIEKHAVDEVIISIQNIKSNRLLAITDKFIDLDIDVKIVPPLSKWIDGDLNANQIRQIKIEDLLDRAPIIIDNPIVQREVNDKVILVSGAAGSIGSEISRQLSLYNCKMIILIDQAESPLYDLQQELIQKGITNFVAIVSDVRDRFKVERIFKKYKPQRVFHAAAYKHVPLMEKSPYEAIKVNVLGTKNLADLSVEYKIERFVMVSTDKAVNPTNVMGASKRIAELYISCVSKKSKKTKFTITRFGNVLGSNGSVIPLFKRQIENGGPLTVTHKKITRYFMTIPEACSLVLEAGTMGKGGEIYIFDMGKSVKIFEIAKRMIYLSGLRYPEDIDIKITGLRPGEKLYEELLADGENTTKTYHDKIMIAKTQKIDNSIVKIKIDDLSLNFDKLNNSELVALMKTLVPEYVSNNSEFEILDVKLKEVNIK
- a CDS encoding MraY family glycosyltransferase, coding for MEKNLIVLCILIVASFVYLKLANKFNIVDKPNERSSHTKVTIRGGGIIFPIAILLFFFMNDFQYPFFVLGLFLISFVSFLDDIYTLSSRVRFPFQIIAISLILFQAAFPVFPLYYSVLCLVLGVAVINMFNFMDGINGITGMYSLAVLSGMYFINLNEAIVHTDLIVFSGLSLLVFGFYNFRKKALFFAGDIGSIAIGMLLFFIGFLFVLELHSPILLLLILVYGVDTALTMLYRIIYTKESILDPHRHHVYQKLVDVSKISHLKVSLGYGVLQLVVNFIILKTYKLDMTTQLVVFFGVIILFILLYIFLFRLLAKKAKINNAT
- a CDS encoding GumC family protein, whose protein sequence is MQIHKENTSFKSNEEGETLNIREELEKYLFHWKWFVLGGIFSLIFAFVYLRYSTPQYSASTSILIKDNQKSGISKELEAFKDMGIVGSGSSNNTDNEIEILKSRKIIGSVVDTLNLTTLYFQEGRVKRTEVYDNNPIKIIYDTDKESLIKQVKDTSFTVNIISQNKFELKDSEDIFVSHHKFDEIVNSGIGKFRVKQTDNFKFKEAHKIYVTVLKRSSVIDSYKSAVKISSVDKNSSVLLLSFTHPIKEKAEDFLNELVTQYNLDAIKDKSEVSQKTKTFIDDRLSAIGKDLNEIQDRVKDFKTDNNITGLSTEGELALQTASLNNEKLINIKTQLNIAEGVLKNIKNQSNTDETLPQNLGFSEGSISESIKAYNELVVYKNRLSVNAGDKNPQIIQYQKEINSLKLNLRNSISNLIASLQTQYAQINTEANKINSKVSAIPVLERGYIDIEREQEIISGLYSYLLKKKEETAISLAVTVPNAKIIDVAYSNGIPVSPKRKIIFLGALLLGVLIPFIIIYLKGLLDTKVHTRKDIEELTTVPFLGDVPHSDTKEKIVIGNDSRTSTAEAFRLIRTNLDFMLPRKENDLGKTIFITSTTSGEGKSFISINLAAALSLSNKKVLLIGMDLRAPKVTEYLGIPERKGITNFITNEKISLDDIKFSIPEIKGLDIIASGVIPPNPAELLLHSKVKELFEEVKKDYDYIIVDTAPVNLVTDTLLVSKYADMFLYVSRANYLDKRMLNVAQTLYNEKKLPNMAIVLNDTDMTRGYGYGYGYGYGYGNAYVETVKKPWYKRILS
- a CDS encoding NAD-dependent epimerase/dehydratase family protein; translation: MKSNLHIITGNKGFVGLNLIDYFKKQKKEIVGVSRTPKNEELSYETLSLEKLNQAKSFIHLAGKAHDLKKTSEDATYFEVNTELTKTLFNQFLESNCEVFIYMSSVKAAADEVKGLLTEEVTPNPVTVYGKSKLAAEAYILSQEIPQNKRVYILRPCMIHGPNNKGNLNLLYTFVSKGIPYPFGKYENARSFVSVENLCFVINELIENKNVPSGVYNVADDASLSTTALVKIIGDVIEKPAKVLNIPKFFVEVLAKVGDVLPLPVNSERVQKLTENYEVSNVKIKKALQKELPLSVEEGIKKTIASF